In Humulus lupulus chromosome 6, drHumLupu1.1, whole genome shotgun sequence, a single genomic region encodes these proteins:
- the LOC133786024 gene encoding uncharacterized protein LOC133786024: protein MNIVSHDHYRQLQAEGKWAPDGPDDVLTRALGTPEPRGRVRAGGHGVSRSVYWNTPTPTSTKNKSKASSSNDNIRKEFEERFRKQEEEHRQQAQRLEERLQQQDELLRKLLAQQSGSGSNVGVPPAPSSYYVPDPPVPPAQASYYTPDPVVPQAEHHIVALQPLLQEGRACQLAIGSVSNIVASGTLIEREAGNNFQVMITSVLNFLKEVEPCN from the exons atgaatattgtttcacatgatcattaccggcaactccaagctgagggtaaatgggcacctgatggccctgatgatgtgctgacgagggcgttgggcactcctgagcctcgaggacgtgttagggctggaggacacggtgtgtcccgctcagtatattggaatactccaacacctacctcaacgaaaaataaatcaaaagcctcttcttcgaatgacaacattagaaaggaatttgaagaaagatttcgaaaacaagaagaagagcatcgtcaacaagcacaacgcctagaagagcgccttcaacaacaagatgagctcttgagaaaattattggcccaacagagcgggtcaggatctaacgttggagtcccaccagcgccatcatcatactatgtgcccgacccaccagtgccaccagcgcaggcgtcctactatactccggacccagtagtgcctcaagcagaacaccacattgttgcactacaaccgcttttgcaagag ggccgagcatgccaattagcaattggttcggtttcaaacattgttgcatcaggtacactcattgaaagagaggcaggcaacaacttccaagttatgattacgagtgttcttaa CTTTCTTAAAGAAGTTGAACCTTGCAATtaa
- the LOC133783199 gene encoding cytochrome P450 71D9-like: MEVHLPSLPILFSLLIFLFMVIKIVIKTTSSSSKLPPGPWKLPILGNAHQLFGSLIHQKLRDLATKHGPVMHLKIGQVPTLIVSSPEYAKEVMRTHDMVFASRPMVLFSQIMLYDCTDLVFAPYGEYWRQLRKIFMQELLSTARVHAFKPIREEEVSSLVKWIGSNVGSDINLTERIDILMYSIVSRAACCKTSLNNQEIVSLVAEAVEVSLGFELADLFPTVEFFSRISRTRSMLLKLQQRSARIFDAIIKEHQEKKSAESGKEDDLLDVLLNFHNNNNGGDHGFSLTSDNLKAIIWDIFAAGIDTSSTIIDWAMAELIKHSTVMRKVQDEVREVFNKIGSTDEEGINEMKYLKMVVKETMRLHPPLPLLIPRESQDKCEINGYVIPAKTRTLVNVWAIGRDPNYWTEAECFIPERFIDSSIDSKGNDFEYIPFGAGRRICAGMAFGLINVEYPLALLLYHFDWKLPNGMRHEDLDMSESFGTTLKRKKALHLIPTAYDH; this comes from the exons ATGGAGGTCCATCTACCTTCCTTACCAATCCTTTTCTCTTTGCTAATCTTTTTGTTCATGGTGATAAAAATAGTCATAAAAACCACAAGCTCATCATCCAAACTACCCCCGGGGCCATGGAAACTACCCATTTTAGGAAACGCACACCAACTTTTCGGCTCATTAATCCACCAAAAACTCAGAGACTTAGCCACCAAACATGGACCAGTGATGCACCTAAAAATCGGCCAAGTTCCAACCCTAATAGTTTCATCCCCAGAATATGCCAAAGAGGTGATGAGAACCCATGATATGGTCTTCGCATCAAGACCCATGGTTCTCTTCTCCCAGATCATGTTATATGACTGTACGGACCTTGTCTTTGCTCCCTATGGCGAGTACTGGAGGCAGCTCAGGAAGATCTTCATGCAAGAGCTTTTGAGCACTGCAAGAGTCCACGCTTTCAAACCCATTAGAGAAGAAGAGGTGTCAAGCTTGGTAAAATGGATTGGCTCGAATGTTGGGTCGGATATCAATCTCACTGAGAGGATCGATATTTTGATGTATAGCATAGTTTCAAGGGCAGCCTGTTGTAAAACTAGTCTGAACAACCAAGAGATCGTATCACTTGTAGCTGAAGCTGTGGAGGTATCGTTAGGGTTTGAGCTTGCAGATTTGTTTCCTACTGTTGAGTTTTTTTCGAGAATCAGTCGAACTAGGTCTATGCTCTTGAAGCTGCAACAGAGGTCTGCAAGGATATTTGATGCAATTATTAAGGAGCACCAAGAGAAGAAATCTGCTGAGAGTGGAAAAGAGGATGATTTGTTGGATGTTCTTTTGAattttcataataataataatggtggTGACCATGGATTTTCCTTGACCAGTGACAATCTTAAAGCTATTATTTGG GATATTTTTGCTGCTGGGATTGACACATCATCAACAATTATAGATTGGGCAATGGCAGAGCTGATAAAGCATTCAACTGTAATGAGAAAGGTACAAGATGAGGTTAGAGAAGTCTTTAACAAAATAGGTTCAACTGATGAAGAAGGAATTAATGAGATGAAATACTTAAAAATGGTTGTGAAAGAGACCATGAGATTACATCCTCCTCTTCCCTTGTTAATTCCAAGAGAAAGTCAAGATAAGTGTGAAATAAATGGTTATGTGATACCTGCAAAAACTAGGACCTTAGTTAATGTATGGGCAATTGGAAGAGACCCTAATTATTGGACTGAAGCTGAGTGTTTTATACCAGAAAGATTCATTGATAGCTCTATTGACTCTAAGGGCAATGATTTTGAGTATATCCCATTTGGTGCTGGGAGAAGAATATGTGCAGGCATGGCATTTGGTCTCATAAATGTTGAGTATCCCCTTGCATTGTTGCTGTACCATTTTGATTGGAAACTCCCTAATGGAATGAGACATGAAGATTTGGACATGAGTGAATCTTTTGGTACAACACTCAAAAGAAAAAAGGCTCTACACTTGATTCCTACTGCTTATGATCATTAA